From the genome of Glycine soja cultivar W05 chromosome 14, ASM419377v2, whole genome shotgun sequence:
ACAGCCCAAACCCAATACCCATGGAAGAGAGAAAATATGGAACGACAATCAAGGGTGGAAAAATAGATGGATTGGATCAATTGTAATATATATCCTAATGgatcatattaaaataattcattaattcattttgatatccattaaaaattatttaatggatCTAATCCAATTCAATACCATTCGatctatttgataaaaaaaaatcatcaaattcaATCATTAACACTTTTTCTTATGAATCCAtccaaaaaatatacattttacaacttaattttttttagttgtgtaaaaataatatattttaaaaaaatcacaatactTTCTCAAATAATAACAACTCCAAAAGATATCAATTGAGGTAGTTTTTAACTTACCTTGACCAAGGCTAATTTTTTGCTGACACCAATCGAGACTATATTTTGGCCAATGTTTGATGATGTTTTTTGGCCTACATCTACCAAGTTTCTTTCGGCCGATGTCGTCCTGGACTAGTTTTTGGTCAAGGTATGCTATGCTTTTCTTAGTTGACATTGGCTAgggatttttttcagttgacgcCAATCGGGCTATTTTTTCTTCACTAGTGTCGGTCAGTGGTATTTTTTGACTAAGATTAGATAGATCTATTTTTTAGTCGATGTAGGTTAGGGTTTTTCATATGCTGGTCGAGACTATTTTTGGCTAACATTAGCTAAGATTTTTTCGACTAACGTCGTGTTGGACTATTTTTCGATTGATGTCGATCGATGATTTTTTTGGCTAATATTAGCCATGACTATTTTTTTCCAACATAGACTAGGGTTTTACCGACATTAgtcaatgatattttttttctaacattgGCTAGGGTTTTTTTGTTGAGGTCAGCaatgattattttttggtaGACGTCGttcaatgatattttttgtcAACGTCAGCCAAAAAAATAGTCCCAATTGACGTTGACCGGAAAAACCATAGCCGACCTCAGCCAAAAAATAGCATGGCTGACATCTACTGAAACAATCCTAGCTGATGTTAGCATAAAATAGAACCTCTAAGGGCGACCAAAAAACCTAGCCAACATTACACAAAAAAATAGCCATGGATGATATTAGCAAAAAAATCATCATTGGTctatttcaacaaaaaattagCCCAACTGATGTTGATTGAACAAAACCCTAACCGACGTTGATCAAAAAATAGTTGTGGCAAACATCGACTAAATAAACCTTAGCTAATGGCGATTGAAAATATCCTCAATCGATGTcgacaaaaaaatatcatcagtCAACGTTGGCCGAAAAAACTCTAGACaacattgacaaaaaaatagcCCCAGCCAAAGTTGGTTCCACGGGAAACCGATGGGCACATCTGTTCGGTTTACTAAGAGGATTAAAAATGTATTAGACCTTGTGTGACTTGGGGTGAATCGGGTGACATGTGGTGATCTGAGTGGGTCTTTGGCTGAACCGGGACAGGTCCTTGGTTAACTGAATGCATCTTTGGTTGAATCGGgtgctatttttttaataaaataaaaaattatgacctttttatgttatttttttgtgtgcttatgattatttttaaaacattggatatttatttttatttaaaacttatttatgGACTTGTATTGACATAAATATTGGTTGTTATTTGGGATGTTATGCATTTAATAATGACtatcatattaattttagaGTATTGAATGATTAAatcattgttttaaaattcaGACCGACCTAGTTAGTCAAACCAATTCGACCATGAACCGAAGGTCTAGTCGAGTCAATTTACTTTTCAGATCGATCATGTCTATAGCCCGTTATAACCTGTACTAACCCGATCGTTTTACATAATGGACTGCTAACCTGGATGCTTCAACTCAGATGGTCGGACCAATTTTGGATCTCTACAAGCTATCAAATGTTTGAGGGTGGGAGATGTGCTATTGTTGACTGTTAGGGGTGTTCATGGGTACGGGTCACCCGCGAACCCAAATTGACCCTAACTAACTCAAACAATTTGGGTAAGACTTGAACTGAACCCATCAAGTTCATTGAGTATTGAGTTGAGTTACGAGTTTTAATATCTATAACAGTTGATCTGCGCTAATGttctaatttttcataaatttcccATTTATCACACAACCCACTGACctattaatttgtattattattattattattattattattattattattattattatataatatataagtaatTGGTTCAAATCTGTTGTAGCAAAATTGGTTGTAGAACATCTATTTagctttttaatttgtttcaaactATTTTAGTTTTACTTGAAATCTGAACTGCATTACTTATTTGACTATTTGAgaacattaaaattttcaaattataatataataatttattttttggattttttaggCTTTATGGGTGTGGtacttgtttattatatttcaatttttaaactatatttaCATAGTATGTTAGCCTatgtgatgatgatgacaaattgacaacaatgtaatttttttcctaatctTTTCTTTCACTATTTAACTATATGTAACAAATATAAGTAATAGATTAcaatatttcatttaataaaattttagcttataaaaatattatatttaaaaaaaacaaacaaaattgaatATCTTAACTCATTGATGCAACCCAAACCATTTAAAAACGAATTGAGATTATTTTCGTTTCTTAAAAAACCaattgaaatcaaattatttaaatttgattaaattgaaTCACCAAACTCAACTCAAATTTGATTAATGGTCACGTGAAGGGAGAAACTATACATTCTAattctattaattaaaatacaaaattacaatGGGAAAGGATCAATTCCAATCCCTTTTAAAGATTTAAATCAAGTTTGGCCATTAAGCTATGTTAATTACATTGCTTATATCtcacatatttatcatatatttattaaattttatgatatatactagaattttagtataatatatataatattatagaaaatcacatatatgtatgtatatacatacacatatatttatggtaagtatgatttttttttaattaagaccaAATGATGCAATTCAATTAGTGACCCAATATCTTGACTGACTCGATTACCTGTTCCGTTTTTAAAACGTTGGATTAGATTGTGTTACTTAGttatattggttttttttttttattaatataccaGGTCAACTTGGTTTGACCATTAAGACTCCGATTCTACCAATAACTCATTAACTTGGTACCTCAGGTAGTTCGGTGTGATCGATCCGATTCTTAAAACATTGAGTAGAGATACCTAGTGCTAACCATCAACTTCATCATACATCTCGTCCCAAATTTAAGATAACATAAACAATATCCAattcatgcctttttttttaccctcaattttttaatttttggtgaaTTTTACTTTTAGCTTTTTAATTTGACACATTTTGCcttcaacttttaaaaaatttataaactttatCCCAATCATTTATctattaataaacataaatattgagggtaaaatttgccaaaaaaattaaataagttagGAGTAAAAAttgccaaataaaaaaataaagataaaaaatacaattatgttAGAAGTAAAAGAACAGAGGACAAAATTCGCAAGCTTCTTAAAAGTTAGGAATAAAATGtgtcaaattaatttgttaaggatgaaatttatcaaaagttaaaaagttggaaattaaaaaatgcaGCCTTTAATGTAATAATACATGCCCTAACTAGTCATGCGAAGTTGcagcataaaaaaatagaaaatacagCGAAAACGACATCGTGTAAtgatatttaaacaaaatattaaggaAATCATTCACTTAACAAAAATAAGTAAATGAAAGGTACTAAGATTCGGACATGCTTTACAGTTGTAAAATCCTTTGAACTAAACAATACTTTTGGACCAAAAATAAACTTTAGCCATCATTTTGCTCCCAGACAAGAGTGGTGATGAGAGAAACAGATTGTGCAAACATGTAGAATATACAGTAAAATATATGGAAGTATGAACTATGAAGAGAAGTAAACTCACAAAGAAGAGAGAGATTGGGTTTGGACAACAGGTGGCGAATTGTTAATAGTAGAATTATCTGTCCAATTCTTTTCACCCCAATGCCATAACATGCTTTCCCAGAAACAGAAATCCTCAAAGCAAATGTTCAATCTTGGgtcttttatgttaattttccaGTGACCATCACTGTAGTTTCCCTTTTCAGCTTGTCTACGATCCCACTCTAATGCAGCCTTCTGCTTGGACCTAAGCAAACAGAAATTTTGCAACTTTTCTGGCATTGCATCATGCACCTTCCACCATCTTGCGTGAGCCACATTACTTGCAAACTCCTGCAGTATGTCCACGTTCCAGTTGCAGTCGTAGTCTCGGAAGCAAAGCCATGGCTTATTACCCAGGTAATGGATGACATAAAGGATTGGTGGATCAGCTCCAAAGAGACGAGTTTTCATTGCTTTTCTCTCTTCCTCATCACCTTCCCAGAAGTGCTTCAAGAAATTCATGTGTTTTGGAATCCGATGCCACCATGTAAAGATTTCATTCAGATACCCCTGGTCCCCACCATTGTAGGAGACAATCTCGTTGATGTGATCCATAAGAAGTTGAAACGTACAATTTGATGGTTCAACCACCATAACACCTGAGTTGAACAGCGTAGCATTGTTTCCTATGGCGGATATTTCGGACATCTCAAAAAGGAAATCGATATTTCTGAGTATAAGAAGGTCAGCATCAATGAAAATGATTTTATCATAATCTGTTAGCTGCCAGAGACGGAATTTGCTGTAGTTCCACTCGTTATATGCCTCTGGTTCTGCTTTTGGATTCCTGATTCTTTGGATTGTATGGATCTTCCATCCAGCAGCCTCCAAGCCCCCTCTATGATACTCACTAATAGtttcatcaacaagaatcacaaGATCTCGTGTTGAACCAGACATGCGAATACTCTGAGCTGCAGTAATGGCTCCACAAACATACATCTGTGCAGAGTGCAGGATGGTTGCATAAGCTTGTCGGTGTGGCCTTTCTGAATAAAAATTTTCTGTTAAAAGAATATAGTTAGTCTCTGATCAGCATATCCAGTTAAGTTTATAGATCATGAAACTTCAAAGGTGACAAAATAATATACTTTTAGAAGCCACATTAAGCAACAAACCTGTTGTGACACATAGGCTTGTATCatgggaatttattttaaaaatgacacGAGTATTACTTGAATTTAActaatctttaaaataaaacagtAATAGAAGAACTAATTTCAAGTATGGTCACATCATGTTCCTTGGCTTGGCtgacctttttttttgtcttcaatAGAAGAAAATGTGTTGCACTtacatttagaaacaaaaactGAACGTTTCTGAAGGAACAAAATGGAAATAAGATTTTGGAGTAAGGAGAAAGAACAaggaacaaggacaaaaaagaGAGCATAGCATATAAACAAGAGTTTATTTGAATCTGACCTTTAGCTTTCAAAGGAACTGCCAGTTCACATGAACCAATTGGCAGCTGCAGCTTCTCTCTCAGAGTATTCAGGTTGGGTTCATAAAGCCAGGCATTCCCTTCACGCTGTATAAGTTCCTTGCAAGTAAAGAGATTAGGGATTGGGAAGCAATCAGTGACCAAAAGCACATGCACAGGATGATTTCCTTTGGAAGAGGCAGCCAGTCTTGCAGCTTCAATCTGCAGGTGCAAACGAGCTACATCTCTCAACCAGCACGCTGACTTGTTGCAGGGAAGCTTGACAGCAATAAGATCAAGCCGAGGCTTTCCTGGTACCTGAATCCTAGGTAGTGTTGGACAGGTAGGGAACTcatattcttcttcttcgtctatCCATTCTGGATACAGGACATTCCAAGTAATATTACTTGAAGCATAGTTCAGGTGAAGGACTACATGCTCTGCCTCTGGTATCAGCTTCTTCCAGTGGTCAATCTCACTGTCATTGAAGTTTAATAAGCCAACACCATGATatgtgtccctatccttcaaATTTTCAAGAACATTAGATATTTGGTCCCACTCGATATTTAGAAATGATGTATAATGTGAATCAATGCCATCAAACCCTCCTTTCCAGTTGTTTATAATAGTTGGCCTgcaaaatcccaaaaaaaaaaaaattaacaagacaAAGAATGATGTAAATATATACTCACTGTTTATGTTCTGAACAAATAAACTGCCAGTCTTTCAAGAAGAAAAGACATAATCGTCGAAGGGATGCATGCTTTAATGCATACATATTACTTTGACAAATGTAAACTAATAATTGTAAAATAAGTTTCCATCCTAACAAGGCATTGAAGCGCATTGCAGTGTTGAAGAAGGAATCCATGAGCAAACTTTACTTTCTAGAAAAGCAAAAAATACAATTGAAACTAATATGAATAATGGAACAAAGTAGCAGGAAACTACTAAAGCACAAAATACAATAATGAAACAACATAAGAAAGAATGGTGAAAGACAAATAGGCATACCGTGATATAGAGTTTAGATGATCAGTATTATAAACAGCTGGAGGATGAAAAATTGTAACTAAGGTTCCCAATACAATAATAACCAAAACTAGTTTCCAATTAGGCCGGCAAGTTATACTCCTATCTTGGAATGGAATATGCAACACCTTCTCAACATCTTTAAAATCTTTACTTCTTTGAGACCTTCTCTTGCCAGTATCCTCACTACAGCGAGAATAGAACAAAACAATcagtattttataaatatgacaGAGTACAAGTAGCAAGAGCCGAAGCAGCAATATAGTTCAAAAAGAAGCAAGAAAGTATTTAATCACTTTCAATGTATGTATGAATCTCAAATCCAACTCTTAGTACATTGATAATACACTAAGATCCTATCAACATATCGCATCGAAGGTTTTAAAAATCGGTCCACAACCGTGACATTGGCAGCAACATCAAGGTTTTTGGAGTGTCTATAACTGCAATGCGACCTCAATTGTGGCCGCATCCCGCAACGTCAAGAAATGCAATGAAACCACGATCGCGACCGCAATTTGTAGCCTTGGTCGCACCAATCCGCATTTATGGCATCTGAAAATTGCTTCTCTGATGTGGCAGAAATAGTTTTCCGCAACACAAACTTCGCCGGCAGAAGTTTCCGTTATCTCCGTTGAAATAAAAGCAAGACTCACAACAGAAGCACTTAGCAAATGATAGCGACATCTAGGATTTGGATATTCTCTATAACTAGAATACCTAAAATAGATGTGACATCTAATATGAAACTCCCGATCATTaaaaccaaacacaaaattGGAAAGCGATGAACTAATTAAGTAAGAAATTACAAAAGTATCCCTGTCACATGTAAGGAATTTCGTTTCCAACTAAGATTAAGTAACGCAGAAGAACCTGAAGGAAGATGAGGAGCGGTAACGCGGTTCGATGGTGCTCGGGGAGGGTCCCCTCATTGTCCGATTCAGCTCAAGCTAGCATCAGATTTCGCTAAACGACAGCAAAATGCAGGGGCAAAAAGGTCAAAGTAGGAGAAGGAGTGAAGTCTCACGCAATTCAAAGGTAGAAAGATGAAGGAAAATAGAATTGAAGGAAAGAGCAATGTATGTTCAACGCTGGGAATGGGATCGACCGCGGTCGTAGAGAGGTTAAACCTGCAGTTGGGAGTTTGTAAGAAGCAGTCTAGAGGGGAATTAGTTTAGAGACCTAGTCAGCTAGTCCTACTTGcctattatttcttattttaaatattttttataggtaCATAGTTTAGAATTTTACtactattaaataaaacattactTCTGATTCAATTTATTTGAGCATTAAAAAAGTTACTCTCTTCGTATCGTTGTAActgttgtgtaaaaaaaattgttacaaaatattttagtttctcagtataatattaattttattttttttatttatatctattataatattaatattaatagtaaaaaaaatctataaatgaattaaatatgataagtctaatattgtaaaattattattttttatttatttattagtttttcttaatttgtgtaAAATAACCTAAAATGACTCATATTATTTTGGGATTAACTAATGTACTTCCTTTGgactcatatataataaaaaaatatttattgaatttaaatataagtaaatctaactaatttcattcttatttaatgatatggttcataaaataattttcatttaattacaattttattttcaaggagttTATTTTaggcaaaattatatttttttgtcctcCATTTTGTCTCTAATTTTGGATTTTGTTCCCCGATAAAATTATTCACAAATTTTGTCCTCGTATTTAATCAAATCATGTAATGTTGGTCCCCCAGCCCACAATTGGACGTTGACTGTTACAAAGGAATGTTGGCTACACGTGTCACattcttattggatgatgactgTCATGTATCATGTTCCAATTGGATGTCAACtccatgaaagatgaaatgcattgttatttttattgaccaatcagaacatgacacaTGACACATGACAGTCATCATCCAGTAAGAACATGACCGTGACGGTCAACATTCCTTTGTAATAGTCAACGTCCAATTGTGGGTCAGGGGACCAACATTGCGTGATTTGATTAAATACGAGAACAAAATTCGTGAATAATTTTATTGGGGGACAAAATCCgaaattggaaataaaatgGGGGACTgaatttacaattttgcctttattttatttatgctaTCAAGTTCCAATGaacaatattttagaaataatcttatttttttacttgagattaaaaaaattaaattattacaatTAACTTTCTTAATATGTGTAAAagtagttatttttgtttatatataagtCTTGAGGAAATATAAATCAAGGAATGTAATTAATACTACTTAGTTTATAATACAATTATTTTCAActtgctaaaatgatttttaatttttcattattatttcttttttatttgtgataaatgtatataataattaagagataaataaagatgaaattaaaattaaaaaaataataactgcTACTGTCTTAAAGTTTTggataatgaaataaataaataaaatatatattctttaataatagataaatataaagatatgtataaaatagatttcttttttcttattttaatattcgaaacacatttcatttttaatatttactgGTTAATTATTGATACGGCCTACACGtgcctatttttaaaatattttgagattCAGAAACTGTCACAATTTTCGAAATATTAACTGTCATTAATTCATACACTCTTTTATGAGGTTAGTAGTTAGTGAGGTTAGTAGTTAGTGCGGTCATAAGTTATATGTTTAGTCGTTAGTGCGATattgtcaattttttaaaattaaattaatgatcaatttttttatgattaattaatgatCTATTTATCTTATAAGTATTACGGCTTCTTTTAAATCATTGAGATTTAACAAGTAAACCGAGGAccaataaagacaaaaaatcatTGAACTACTCTGtttcttatcttttataagcaaaaagttcagcatattttgtaattaagataagatttattatttttggtaaaaagtAAAGCATCTATTTTTGATAAATCATATCCCTTtcatttttgttagttttaCAAAAAGTAAAACTATCCATTATCCATTTGTGAGAAAAAACTCTTTTGGAGTCTTTCAAAGTGTCACAAAGCCTTGTCAATTAAAGTCTACACCATAGCTTATTGGTCTTTGTGAGAAAAAACTCTTTTGGAGTCTTTATCCCTTCATTTTGCAAGAATTCAAACTTCAGGGAGTGAAGTTCAGCTGTGGTTCTTCTTTTTTCAAGCTGGTTCTTAGTGTTCTTGAGCCTTTGAGTCATCAAGCTTAAGTAAATgaacttcattcttcatcttaGACTTGATTCCTCTTCATTATCTTCTTCTAGTTTCCCTAATAACTCggaattgttattttgttttactcATGAAGGGAAACTTTGAAAAAACTTGAATATTCTTCATTCTCCTTCAAGATTTCGTGAGTTCATTAAGAGGTAAGAGAGGTCTCTCCAACTCTTAAACCATGTGGTTGTTGTTGAACTTCCTtgaacatgttgctttgaaatTTTTGAGCTTGTTGTGATGTCCCGAATTTGCATGTTGAGCTATTTTCTTTGAGCTTTTGATGCCAAAAATGAGCTTTTTGCATGTTAAAACATCGAGTTAGccttaaatttcacttaaattggAGTTTCCTAGCAAAAGTAACAAATAAAACAAGTGTAAGGAcctttagtaaaatgaaaaatttgtcACGAATTTGGACTTAGAGTTACCACAATTTGTactgtttttattaaaattttgaccTCAAAAATGAGTTGGTTAGGTTTGAAAATGTAGGGTAACATATAAGATTTTCGAAAATCCAACTCCTAGAGCACCGAGAGTCCTAAAATTAGTAAGGAGCAAAACTGTGACAAACCGAGCAACAGAGTGATTTTGGACTATAGATAACCTAACTTTGGAATCCGTGCCTCTCTATATTatcttagaattatttattttctagaaTTGCTAATTTATTTACTATTATATGGCAGAGATAAATGCAAGATTTGAGGATTAATGTATGTTCTAAAATTATGATGATTCTTTGTTGATAAAATTAGTGAAATGTGTGcatgtattttattatgattattgaatGATAAGATCGGTAAAGTGTAAACTCTGACAATTATATTTGTGGCATGTGAATTTATTttctagtatatatatatatatatgtctatttatttttatttttatctgtaCGCGTTGTGGTTTGAGTCCAAGGGTGTTTGACCCTCGACAAATTGTTTGTTATGATTGGTTAGATAGCTATAATTACAACCATTATGCTATCCATTTGTTTGTGAGGCAAGTGGTTTCTACCGCTTAAGGGATCACGATTGGTTTCCTAAGAGTAGTACGTAGGCCTGAACCTCGTCTCTCTTTCTTGTTTGCTTGtttgtgtgcatttgttgatgTAGTGGTACAAGGAccaacaagattcaagaggattGGACAGAGAGTAAATGAACTAGTGgttctattttcttttgtgaGAAGGTGAGGTTGTGTTGAGGAAGTCAATGATGGGCAAAGATACACTGGGTATAGTGGGCGGAGAGGTTCGAAGAACCTAGGGAATTAACGAGTGGTGATCATTTGGTATTTGGTGCACTCATTTGGCGCGTGATTGAAcatttgtaatttaatatttatctattCTTCTTAGCTCAATTGACATCTCTTCAACCTTTATTTTCTCACATTAACTCAGTTTTGGTCTTAGGCAAATGATTGAGCTTAATTGACAATTGTAACTAATTTTCAgattttgtgcttacttgaccTATCTTCCTTGTGTAGGGCCTAGAGGACACTACAGAACTCCAAATGGAGTGTGTGAGTAGTCCCTGGAAAGCTAAGattaatatattcaattttgtcaaaaataaGATTTGGCCAATTCTACCATTTCGAGGGTCAAATTAAGCTTGAAAGTCAAAACCTCTGTACTTGAATAATTGGGCTGCGAGTTTGGCCTTTGTTTTTGTGTAAATAGTTGAAAGTCAGAACCTCTGCAAATGAAGGTCTTTCAAAGTGTCACAAAGCCTACCCTTAGATTAATGACCAcactgaacgaaccattcaaTCGCTGGAGGACCTTTTGAGGGTGTGTGCCTTAGAACAAAAGGGACGTTGGAAGAGTTTTTTGTCATTAATAGAGTTCACCTATAACAATGGTTTTCATTCTAACATTGGCATGACTCCCTATGAAGCTTTGTATGGTAGAAGATGTAGGATACCCCTGTGCTGGCTAGAACCCAGAGAGAACCTAAGCTTAGGACCTGAAGTGGCACAACAAACCACTAAGAATGTCAAGTTGATCCAAGAGAGGAAGAGGATTGCTCAGagtaggcagaagagctatcaGGACAAGAGGAGGAAAGACTTGGAATTCGAGGTTCGTGATTACAAAAGATTGGACGACCAATAAAGAAGACAAGTGTATTGGACCAAATGACCAAGATTTTTGTCCACCCTATCTTCATCGTCCATCATCCAATAATCAACAATCTCCACCTTGGTTCAATAACATTTCTGAATTACAAGTAACTCAGTTCATTTCCAGCAATCTACGTTAAGTAGATCCAAATAGTGCAAGAATGATCATGAGTCTAAATCATCTCAAAAAAAACTAGGATTGCAACAATTCTGAAGTATAGGAATAACCTAGGTCAACTTAGAGACACAATTCAATTAGGTTCCAACTTCAATCCACTTATAAATTAGATCAAAGGATTTCATCGAGTAGTTTGCACACAATTAAAATTCAGAAACATAATCACAAGATTAACAAGATTATGAAACAGATTTAAGgagcatcaatccaattcaccaaatccaattaattcaaattatcaCAGTTTtctaaagatgatgatcttatTATAAAGGTCTAGTCAATCTAATTAGAGGTAATTCAATCAAACTAATCCCTAAATTGAGATCATAAATCAAATTGAAGTATCAtccaattaatttgtaattaggaTTCAAATTAGGGAATTAATCAATTACCTAATTCATTTCCAATCCTAAAcacattcataatcatgaatacGAAAATAG
Proteins encoded in this window:
- the LOC114383015 gene encoding putative UDP-glucuronate:xylan alpha-glucuronosyltransferase 3 isoform X1; its protein translation is MRGPSPSTIEPRYRSSSSFSEDTGKRRSQRSKDFKDVEKVLHIPFQDRSITCRPNWKLVLVIIVLGTLVTIFHPPAVYNTDHLNSISRPTIINNWKGGFDGIDSHYTSFLNIEWDQISNVLENLKDRDTYHGVGLLNFNDSEIDHWKKLIPEAEHVVLHLNYASSNITWNVLYPEWIDEEEEYEFPTCPTLPRIQVPGKPRLDLIAVKLPCNKSACWLRDVARLHLQIEAARLAASSKGNHPVHVLLVTDCFPIPNLFTCKELIQREGNAWLYEPNLNTLREKLQLPIGSCELAVPLKAKENFYSERPHRQAYATILHSAQMYVCGAITAAQSIRMSGSTRDLVILVDETISEYHRGGLEAAGWKIHTIQRIRNPKAEPEAYNEWNYSKFRLWQLTDYDKIIFIDADLLILRNIDFLFEMSEISAIGNNATLFNSGVMVVEPSNCTFQLLMDHINEIVSYNGGDQGYLNEIFTWWHRIPKHMNFLKHFWEGDEEERKAMKTRLFGADPPILYVIHYLGNKPWLCFRDYDCNWNVDILQEFASNVAHARWWKVHDAMPEKLQNFCLLRSKQKAALEWDRRQAEKGNYSDGHWKINIKDPRLNICFEDFCFWESMLWHWGEKNWTDNSTINNSPPVVQTQSLSSL
- the LOC114383015 gene encoding putative UDP-glucuronate:xylan alpha-glucuronosyltransferase 3 isoform X2, producing MLLPMSREDTGKRRSQRSKDFKDVEKVLHIPFQDRSITCRPNWKLVLVIIVLGTLVTIFHPPAVYNTDHLNSISRPTIINNWKGGFDGIDSHYTSFLNIEWDQISNVLENLKDRDTYHGVGLLNFNDSEIDHWKKLIPEAEHVVLHLNYASSNITWNVLYPEWIDEEEEYEFPTCPTLPRIQVPGKPRLDLIAVKLPCNKSACWLRDVARLHLQIEAARLAASSKGNHPVHVLLVTDCFPIPNLFTCKELIQREGNAWLYEPNLNTLREKLQLPIGSCELAVPLKAKENFYSERPHRQAYATILHSAQMYVCGAITAAQSIRMSGSTRDLVILVDETISEYHRGGLEAAGWKIHTIQRIRNPKAEPEAYNEWNYSKFRLWQLTDYDKIIFIDADLLILRNIDFLFEMSEISAIGNNATLFNSGVMVVEPSNCTFQLLMDHINEIVSYNGGDQGYLNEIFTWWHRIPKHMNFLKHFWEGDEEERKAMKTRLFGADPPILYVIHYLGNKPWLCFRDYDCNWNVDILQEFASNVAHARWWKVHDAMPEKLQNFCLLRSKQKAALEWDRRQAEKGNYSDGHWKINIKDPRLNICFEDFCFWESMLWHWGEKNWTDNSTINNSPPVVQTQSLSSL